The nucleotide window ttaattttaaatatgtactggcattattatcataaaaaacatGTTAATAGTTTCCAtataaaaactcaacaaaTGTGAACAGCTTGTCAATAGGCTTCATATAAATTTTCAGATAACTCAATATTTTGAACATATTCATGAATTATGGTCATACAATATATTTCagtataaagaaaattaaatgtgaaaaaaaaagaaaatataaataaactgTATGTAATGacaataactaaataattgtcATGTCAACTgcctttttttcaaatattaacaaTGTCAACTgcctttttttctaataaaatggatgaaaaaatatttaatttaaaataatctacTCTACAAAGTATTCCGCCAAGTCACAAAAAagcataatattaaatatttctcAACCACCTACTCTATCACAAATACTAGATTACCGCTCAAAACAATTTCTGCTACTCTCTCATATTCAAACCCTTCGTCTACCCGGCTTCATCTCTTTTCTAGGTTTCTAAATCGATTAGGAATGTCAACCGGAGAAAGAAACACTGATTCAGTTGGATCGTCAACCATTCTCGGAAAAATGAAGCCAGAAATGGAGGTCAACagcaaatcaacaaaaagtaCTGAAACGACTAATTCAGGTTAAAGATTTCTTTCGTTTATGAATTGTATGACTTCAATTTCACTTTTGAAAAACACAGTTTGATTAttcaaaagattttatttttaggtttcattatttaattatctgaTGAGTTCgacttttgcttttttaaaaCAGCAGCAGAATTTTTTCTGAGGTCAAgtattatgtatttaaatttttatgattattgaCATTAAAAGATGTCTGTTGACATAGtagtattgacattttataaaataaatgttagcataatgtatgcttgtttgaattgttgttgacatagtcaTATGGTTCCTATAAAATAGATATGTTCTGTACACACAAAAATGAATTCATATGTGAAGTGTCAAAGGATAACAAAGTACGTCAACAGGGTATGATGGCAATTGTCATATGTATGATAGTAGTtgctataaattttgaaatgataatactgtattgttgacattttgttgaaatagtgatattgacattttatacaataattattgacATAATGTGAGCTTATCTGAATGGTTGTCAAGATAGTTATATGGGTGACATTATATTACTgaattgttgacatttttattgtACTTGATTTAAAACCAGAAAAAAAGAacacaacaaaaagaaaaagaagtacATCAATTGATGGGGATGAGTTGATTACATCTGAGATTAGaagtaaaagaagaaatgaCAAGAGACCATTAATTGCTTCTGAGATTAGAAGCAAAAAACAGAATGATAAGTATAGGGAGGCTAAggaacagaaaaagaaaagtgatttCTTTTCTAAAAGGCTTCTAGTCAAAAGGAAGACGTTGTATTTTATTGAAACACTAAGTAAATTGAATGAGGCCCAGATTAATGCTGTCAAAGACTTGGGTTTTGGGaatgtttttcatttcaagGTCGATTACATTCCTAGCTATTTGGCATTTGAATTGGTAAAATGTTTTGATGACAAAGACTGCAAGATAAAGCTAAATAATAAGAGAAGTGTTAGTATAACAGAGGAAGATGTGGAGCTGGTATATGGATTTCCGAGAGGTAGGATAAATTACTCCAGAGCTAACTGTAAAAGTAATGCGTCTTTCATGAGAGATATAGCCACACATTGTGAAATAAAACAAGGAGGAAATGTTAGCCATAAAGCTGTGGAAGAGCTTATGTTAGAAGATAGTGAAGGAGGGTCATGGTTCAAAAGATTGTTCTTGTTACTATTAGAATCAGCATTGATTGAGCCATCAACATGTGGAACAATAAAGTCTAAGATTGGGGAAATAGTTGATGATCtggataatattagaaatgtCAACTGGTGTTCGTACACATTGTCTGTTCTGAAGTTTGCAAAGGAAAATTggtcaaagaaaaagaagaatgctTTTGCAGGACCACTTCCTTTGCTCATGGTATGTTTTACGTTTCACATTAAAGATTATTAATAGTGAACATAATTACATTAGGTTATATGTGTAGTTGATATAGCTTATAATTGTTATTGATATGTATTTTATATGCAGCTCTGCTACATGGATAGAGTTTTACAAGCCAAACGTTCAATTCCTCGCACATTCCCATTAATGAAAGGCTGGACAAGCACACATCTCCAGGCTAGGGAAGATCGGGAGATAGATGTGGGAATATTTGGTAATGGACTTATCTTCAAAAGATATATCCGTGAACCGGAGCAGGAGCAGGAGCAGGAGCCTCAACAACAGATTCCCAACGTAGTTGACAGTGAGGTTGGGTCTTCCAAAAGCGTTGTCCCAAAAGATATCATGCAGAATGTATTGAAATACATTCAAATCATGAACTATGGGAAGACCAATCTAGTAAAAACACTTGAAGAAGTTCCTACACACGTCAAAACTAATCATCTATTTGGATTAGTTTGTGATATTGCTAGATCTGCAATTGGAAGCCCAACAACTTCTGTTCAATCTGTGGAAGACAAGTGTGTAAAATTGGCAGAGTCATTTCTTCAAGACAAAAATGAGGCATTTGACAACTGTAAAACAATCTGTGAAGCACTAGTTACTGTCGAAAAGAAAAGGGAAGCGCTTGAAGATTTGACTAAATTTCCAAGTTTCAAATGGAGAGATTGCTATAACAAAGTAAgtacatcattttgtttacataCATTTTGTCtaagttgaaattaatttgatattaattataaataaccCTTTCAATAGACTgctgaagaagaaggaaaagaagaacaGCAAACTGAAGGACAAGAAGAACAACAAagtgaaggagaagaagaacaagaagGATCAAAAGAGGACAACACATGTGGCATCAATAATGAATCTGATAACAAGCGGAGTGAGACAGAAAATCAGAAAGATCTTGAACAGGtacaatttacaataactATCTTAAACTATAAAGATATTCTGcatattatagaaaaaaatatatttaacataACATAATGTGTTTCAATTGAAATAACAGGAAGATAAGGAGAATCAAGATGACACAAATGTTGAAACGGAGAGAGAAAAACCTCTGGATAAAGAAGATAATATTGATGAGGTAACTAAAACTGAGATTAAAcagtatattagttttataaaaggAGTGAAGTGtcgttgacatgacttgataGTGTAGTTGATATGAGTTATAATAATTAGTGACATGGCTTCTAAGTGTAGTTGATATGGCTtctacgtgtagttgacatggcctCTAtgagtagttgacatggcCTCTATGAGTAGTTGACATATtatgtaccgtagttgacattacTTTTATGACAAGATATGaaccgtagttgacatagaaAGAATTTGTAGctgacatgaattttatgtcAACTGAAAACAGAATATTGCTTCAATTTCTGAGATTGCACTTCCAGAAGATAGAAACAAAACTGAACTCAACACAGCAGAAGTAAATGATGTTGATATACTGCCATACCTGGAAGTTCATGAAAGAGATCTCTACTATTACATAGTGGAAACAGGAACAACAGATGagtatgtatattttaataatattcacaatataaaaaaaaaattagttttctaAACAGTTGACACGATTTATGATTGTTGTTcatatgttattttaataacttCATTTCAGGAATGCATGTGTGTATGATGATGATTTTACTTGGGCAACCAAGGAATTGTTCAACTCACTGAAGCCCCATGAAGAAATCAAATCAGGTGTTATTGACTCATGGGCTTCACATTTGAACAAcattgaaaaacaaaagcCAAAAACATCACCTGCACGGTTTTTCATGACAACAACTCCAACAGtaagtaatttaaaaatttatataaaatatttgaattacaGTCCTCCTTAACCGAATATGTTAATTGCAGAATTTCAATGTTACAAATCGGCCAGAAAGTTGGAATACTACGATGGCAACGAACAAATTCATCGATGAAATAGAGAATGAGATTCAAAAAAGACTAGAATTTGATTGGAGAAACATTGATTTGGTAATTAGAtctaacaattaaatttttgagaaaatattagGATGTGTTCTTTGAATGTAATTTTATCTTCCATGTGATATAGGTCTTCTTTCCAATCTGTGAAAACCGACATTACTACCTGGTAGTATTCTGGCTGAAACAAAGTAAGATTGAGATCATAGACAATAGAAAAGCATTTAAGGGAATGGATGAATTAGAGGAGTATGGACATGAAATTGGTTTACtggtatgttttttttatcttattgaAACAGTCTGTacatttttttgatataatttatgcacaatgttaaaatgttttttatgtatacttttatttatttattaatatatttgcaGAAAGATATGTTGGAGGCATACTACAAAAAGAAGAACTTGTTAGAGATATTGGAAAATATTAACAAGTCTTCCATCGATGTTCTTTCCTTGAAGTGGGCCACAAACACCAACATAAAGGACTGTGGTGTCTATTTAATGAGACACATGGAAACTTATGTTggaaaaaaagatagtgaatgGAATGTTGGTTTGTCTGCACGCAGCATAAAGTTACTCCAAGTACTGCGTGGAAGATATTGCTACAACTTGATTGCATCAAGTTACAACAACCAGAGAGTGCCCATTTTAGAAGTAGCAAATGCATGGatggaagaaaacaagaaCAGATTGAAGAGTTTGAACAACAAATACAGAAAGTGGTTTGTTAATAGAAAGaagtgaaacaaaatttgggatGTATTTAACGTTTAATGTTGTTAACTTTCTTGTTTTGGGATGAATTTCAAAACAGCTACTATTGTGGTTTCTAACTTTTGAACTTattaaaatgtatattttctgTTAATTTTGGTTATGATTCACAtgacttattattattgttgatatggcttataattgttattgacatgactcataattgttgttgacatgattcTGTAGATacttaaaatagtaaataatatagttGACACGGCTTTAACGTGTAATTGACATGACATTTATATATCGTTGACACTATATGCACCATAGTTGATATAATTGTtattgacatgacttataattggtGTAGACATGGCTTATACTTATTGTTGACACAGTTCTGtgcatagttgacatgacttataattgttgttaaaATGATTCTGTGAGTAATTGACATAGTATGTAACGTAATTGAAATGGGTCTAtacgtagttgacatgacttataatttttgttgacatgATTCAATTTGTAGTTAAAATACTATGTAATATAGTAGACATGCttgtatgtgtagttgacacggCTCtaacgtgtagttgacatgaattttatgtaCCGTTGAAACGATATGcacaaaatttgatataattgtaaaactaatatagttgacatggattgtacgtgtagttgataTGGCTTaaaacatagttgacatgactagtATATGCCGTTGACACGAAGTtcaccatagttgacataattatattagttgttgacatggctacTACGTATAGTTAACATGGTTTGTAACATAATTGACATaacttgtacgtgtagttgacacgatatgtagcgtagttgacatgactggTATGTGCCGTTGACACGATGTGCAtgatagttgacataattatattacttgTTGACATGGccagtatatatagttgactcAATTTTTAAGTGGTTGACATGTGCACATTAAAAACATGAAGGAGCATGAAAGCAAGGCATGTCCAActtgtattgaaatgtcaacaacttataaccaaatgtcaacactTTGTATAAAGGTGTAcaactcagaaaacaaatcttaaaattaaaaaaacagaatcataaatagatttcAATAGAGATGAAAATCAGATATAAACaacaaatgagaaaatgtcaataatttgtagtctatgtcaacaaataaaaaaaaaaccctgactattaaaaaaaaaacaatcatgtCTCCTTTCTGCCACAACTTCTAGCATTATGATCAGTAACTTTGTGACACTTTCCACAACGCCTATGAGGTTTATTTGCCTTTTCAATTGCTTTCTCTATGCTTGACTTAATCCTGCTTTTCTTGTCACTTGCACCTCCTTTTGTACTAACCACATCTGGAGCATGGGCAGTTATTTCTTCAGGAACAGCAATACCATATATGTTCAtgattgaatcatttttatcaaGAGAAGACGATCCAGCACAGTCATCTTTAAAGATTTGAGGACCAATACCCGCAAGCAAATTATCCAAAGCAATCAAATGATCTTTATTTCTAAAAGCACGCTGATATAGACCAAAGTAACGACCATGACACCTGTTAGCAATCTGTAGTTTGTCATCTTTGTTAGAACCTGCGcacatataaaatgtcaacagcatATATAAGATGTCAACAGCTTAAACAACACATGCTAAAACTTAAACTGAAATATCTATAGAAAACAGTTTGCATACCTCTGTCAGACGCACTTTCATCAATTGTGAGACCATGAACTGCCTTTAGTAATTCACTTTTAAGCCAACGGTTGCCAACATATTTCTCTGGAATATTGTTGACATCTTTGTTTCTGAGGATGAAAAAAAGGTGGCTGCATAGATAACCACACCTTAAAAATagtttacactcacattcatATGACTCAGTCTCTATCTCATGTCTAACTGTAAAGATCTTCTTTCTAGCATCAGAAACTTTGAAGACCTCGATGTTCTCCAATGTGGACATGCTAATCATCCGACAACTCTTATCAGCCTCAACAATCAAATCTTGTACCACTCTAAACATCCTATCTGTGTAAACAGATCCCAATTGCTTCTCAAATGCTAAATCAGTGACATATTTTGGAGTGATTACAGAATCATAATAGTCAAGCCTTTCAGTTTGATTCCTTTGAGCATCAATGGCATTGTTATACTGAAGAGTGAAATCAGCAAAATTGAACAACGGTTTCGAGTACCTCTTAAAAAAACTGTTTTCAGATTCTGAAAGAGATGTTGTTCTCATTAAAGAACCCATAGGAACATCTCTAAAGAAGGCTGGGATCCACATCTGTCTGATCAAAAACATATCCTTAAACCACTTATGATCTTCTACACtatatttttcaacaataCTAGTCCATAATATATCAAACTCATCCGGATCTAACAACTCTGACCAAACACAAGACTTAAACTCCTTACTAAACTTTTCTCTATCAGAAATTGATTTAGGTATCTTCTCAA belongs to Salvia hispanica cultivar TCC Black 2014 unplaced genomic scaffold, UniMelb_Shisp_WGS_1.0 HiC_scaffold_215, whole genome shotgun sequence and includes:
- the LOC125198723 gene encoding protein FAR1-RELATED SEQUENCE 5-like, translated to MNGGGSVIPICKPELRPYEGQKFSSLEEGISFYEMYAQECRFDCRRFGNRSSGGVIIFQYIVCNRQGFHTVDSLDVDVNVSEDGNVSDDEEVSSKKRRRRGTKRCGCGARISFKFFSDFGDKYYLVHQFVEEHNHTMVDKDHKRFLKGNRSLNDVHHKFVEDCTKANIGPTSTFNLLKEFFGGYDVVGCTLTDVRNCSRDIKEKLKEVDVQMILNQMQEKKRICEGFFYKYQLSSEDNKLVSLFWSDAESRKHYHMFGDVVAFDTTYSTNRYRMVFGPFTGKDNHGCPIAFGAGFVSGENCDAFSWLFTVFVECMGVAPRIIITDQDWGMRLAIEKVLPGTRHRLCMWHIMSKLFEKIPKSISDREKFSKEFKSCVWSELLDPDEFDILWTSIVEKYSVEDHKWFKDMFLIRQMWIPAFFRDVPMGSLMRTTSLSESENSFFKRYSKPLFNFADFTLQYNNAIDAQRNQTERLDYYDSVITPKYVTDLAFEKQLGSVYTDRMFRVVQDLIVEADKSCRMISMSTLENIEVFKVSDARKKIFTVRHEIETESYECECKLFLRCGYLCSHLFFILRNKDVNNIPEKYVGNRWLKSELLKAVHGLTIDESASDRGSNKDDKLQIANRCHGRYFGLYQRAFRNKDHLIALDNLLAGIGPQIFKDDCAGSSSLDKNDSIMNIYGIAVPEEITAHAPDVVSTKGGASDKKSRIKSSIEKAIEKANKPHRRCGKCHKVTDHNARSCGRKET